From the Dehalococcoidia bacterium genome, one window contains:
- the gyrB gene encoding DNA topoisomerase (ATP-hydrolyzing) subunit B, which yields MTTKTKSDKASKGRAASRTAGKTEREDASHYTARDIQVLGGLEAVRRRPGMYIGSTDQRGLHHLVYEIADNSIDEAMAGFCSRIEVVIHKDGEVSVWDNGRGIPTDVHEKTGRSALETVMTYLHAGGKFGGQVYKVSGGLHGVGASVVNALSERMWVEVRRDGKIHCQEYRRGIPVADVSRQEETRHRSFWQVTGQLPAFVNGTTIRFLPDRKIFAELDYDFTTIAQRLRECAYLVKGVWIRLVDERTDDEVTFCFEGGIKSFVRHLNRERTVLQPLPIYIENQLDSTAVEAAIQYNDGFTEATFSFANCINTIDGGSHLTGFRSALTRVFNDYARKQKFLKEDDANLAGEDVREGLVAVISVRLPEPQFEGQTKTRLGNPEVKAQVETTVAEKLGQYLEEHPQEGRRIIEKCITAARAREAARKARDLVVRKGLLDGTTLPGKLADCSERDASLCELYLVEGDSAGGSAKQGRDRRFQAILPLRGKILNVEKARPDKIFGHAEIAAIYRALCAGAGEDFDPARLRYHRVIIMTDADVDGAHIRTLLLTFFYRQIPDVIRLGHLYIAQPPLYRISKGRDHVWIYSEKEKDDYLKRVHDGKNVNIQRYKGLGEMNPQQLWETTMDPERRTLLQVTVEDAMKAEELFTALMGEEVAPRKAFIQAHAAQVRNLDV from the coding sequence ATGACGACGAAAACAAAGAGCGACAAGGCGTCGAAGGGCCGCGCAGCGTCCCGCACCGCCGGAAAGACGGAACGGGAGGACGCCTCTCACTATACCGCGCGCGACATCCAGGTGCTCGGCGGGCTCGAAGCCGTTCGCCGCCGGCCCGGCATGTACATCGGCAGCACCGATCAGCGCGGCCTCCATCACCTCGTCTACGAGATCGCCGACAACAGCATCGACGAGGCGATGGCCGGCTTCTGCAGCCGCATCGAGGTCGTCATCCACAAGGACGGCGAAGTCAGCGTCTGGGACAACGGCCGCGGCATCCCCACCGACGTCCACGAGAAGACGGGCCGCTCGGCGCTGGAGACCGTCATGACCTACCTGCATGCCGGCGGCAAGTTCGGCGGGCAGGTGTACAAGGTCTCCGGCGGACTCCACGGCGTAGGCGCCTCGGTAGTGAACGCGCTGTCGGAGCGCATGTGGGTGGAAGTGCGCCGCGACGGCAAGATCCACTGCCAGGAGTACCGGCGCGGGATCCCCGTCGCAGACGTGAGCCGGCAGGAGGAGACGCGCCACCGCTCGTTCTGGCAGGTCACAGGCCAGCTGCCGGCGTTCGTGAACGGCACAACCATTCGCTTCCTTCCCGACCGCAAGATCTTCGCCGAGCTCGATTACGATTTCACGACCATCGCCCAGCGCCTCCGCGAGTGCGCGTATCTGGTCAAAGGGGTGTGGATCCGCCTCGTCGACGAGCGCACAGACGACGAGGTCACGTTCTGCTTCGAGGGTGGCATCAAGAGCTTCGTCCGCCACCTCAACCGCGAGCGAACCGTCCTCCAGCCGCTCCCCATTTACATCGAGAACCAGCTCGACAGCACCGCGGTCGAGGCGGCCATCCAGTACAACGACGGCTTCACCGAGGCCACGTTCAGCTTCGCGAACTGCATAAACACCATCGACGGCGGCAGCCACCTCACCGGCTTCCGCAGCGCCCTCACCCGCGTCTTCAACGACTACGCCCGCAAGCAGAAGTTCCTTAAGGAAGACGACGCGAACCTTGCGGGCGAGGACGTCCGCGAAGGGCTCGTGGCCGTGATAAGCGTCCGCCTGCCCGAGCCCCAGTTCGAGGGGCAGACGAAGACGCGACTCGGCAACCCCGAGGTCAAGGCCCAGGTGGAGACGACGGTGGCCGAGAAGCTGGGCCAGTACCTGGAGGAGCACCCACAGGAAGGGCGCCGCATCATCGAGAAGTGCATCACGGCAGCGCGGGCGCGCGAAGCGGCGCGAAAGGCGCGCGACCTCGTCGTGCGCAAGGGGCTGCTCGACGGGACGACCCTGCCCGGAAAGCTAGCCGACTGCTCGGAGCGCGACGCCTCCCTCTGCGAGCTCTACCTCGTCGAGGGCGACTCCGCCGGCGGCTCCGCCAAGCAGGGCCGCGACCGCCGCTTCCAGGCCATACTGCCGCTCAGGGGCAAGATCCTCAACGTCGAGAAGGCCCGCCCCGACAAGATATTCGGCCACGCCGAGATCGCCGCCATCTACCGCGCCCTCTGCGCCGGCGCCGGCGAAGACTTCGACCCCGCCCGACTGCGCTATCACCGCGTCATCATCATGACCGACGCCGACGTCGACGGCGCGCACATCCGCACACTGCTGCTCACTTTCTTCTACCGCCAGATCCCCGATGTCATCCGCCTCGGGCACCTCTACATCGCGCAGCCGCCGCTGTACCGCATCTCGAAGGGCCGCGACCACGTCTGGATCTACTCCGAGAAGGAGAAGGACGACTACCTGAAGCGGGTGCACGACGGCAAGAACGTGAACATCCAGCGCTACAAGGGCCTGGGCGAGATGAACCCGCAGCAGCTCTGGGAGACGACGATGGACCCGGAGCGTCGCACGCTGTTGCAGGTGACGGTGGAGGACGCGATGAAGGCGGAGGAGTTATTCACGGCGCTGATGGGGGAAGAAGTAGCGCCGCGGAAAGCGTTCATCCAGGCGCACGCCGCCCAGGTCCGCAACCTGGACGTGTAG
- a CDS encoding DUF433 domain-containing protein codes for MAQRFQSEYPFAEYRLATEGVHVLMDFQQVEPDSELRRLIVADSSGQVAWRELIGQRLAQFEYEDELAVVWHLAGDESPVTIDPRVAFGAPTVRGIPTWVIRGRWEAGEGIEEIRSDFALEEWEVESALAFEGAKKAA; via the coding sequence TTGGCCCAAAGGTTTCAGTCGGAATACCCGTTCGCAGAATACCGGCTGGCGACCGAGGGCGTTCACGTGTTGATGGATTTTCAGCAAGTGGAGCCGGACTCAGAACTCCGAAGGCTTATCGTGGCAGATTCAAGTGGTCAGGTGGCTTGGCGCGAGTTGATTGGACAGAGATTGGCTCAGTTCGAGTACGAGGATGAGCTCGCCGTTGTTTGGCACTTGGCGGGGGACGAGTCGCCTGTGACGATTGATCCTAGAGTCGCCTTCGGTGCCCCCACCGTACGGGGGATCCCTACGTGGGTGATCAGGGGGCGATGGGAGGCTGGCGAGGGCATTGAGGAGATCAGATCAGACTTCGCGCTCGAGGAGTGGGAGGTTGAAAGTGCGCTTGCGTTCGAGGGAGCAAAGAAAGCGGCGTGA
- the nadD gene encoding nicotinate-nucleotide adenylyltransferase has translation MKLGILGGTFDPPHVGHLSLARAALEHLSLDEVLFVPAGQPWRKESRDITPAEHRLAMVRLAIEGMDRFTASDIEIKRPGPSYIVDTLAELLGVHGPETELYLILGEDALMDMPTWKEPQRIVALAWLAVALRSRARELDLTEVEAAIPGVSRRLIVLPMSFVDVSATAIRAWASKGASLEGLVPPAVESYIRTNALYVLGGSS, from the coding sequence GTGAAGCTGGGCATACTCGGCGGCACGTTCGACCCGCCCCACGTCGGGCACCTGTCGCTGGCGCGGGCGGCGCTCGAGCACCTGTCGCTGGACGAGGTGCTGTTCGTGCCGGCGGGGCAGCCGTGGCGGAAGGAGTCGCGCGACATCACGCCGGCGGAGCACCGGCTGGCGATGGTGCGGCTCGCCATCGAGGGGATGGACCGCTTCACGGCGTCCGACATCGAGATCAAGCGGCCGGGCCCGTCGTACATCGTCGACACGCTGGCGGAGCTGCTGGGCGTGCACGGGCCGGAGACGGAGCTGTACCTCATCTTGGGCGAGGACGCGCTGATGGACATGCCGACGTGGAAGGAGCCGCAGCGGATTGTCGCGCTGGCTTGGCTGGCGGTGGCGTTGCGCTCGCGGGCGCGGGAGCTTGACCTGACGGAGGTGGAGGCGGCGATCCCGGGCGTTTCGCGTCGGCTCATCGTGCTGCCGATGTCGTTCGTGGACGTGAGCGCGACGGCGATACGGGCGTGGGCGTCGAAGGGGGCGTCGTTGGAGGGGCTTGTGCCGCCCGCCGTCGAATCCTACATCCGCACGAACGCCCTGTACGTATTAGGCGGGAGCAGTTGA
- the obgE gene encoding GTPase ObgE — MIDQVRIRVEAGDGGDGVVSFRREKYVPRGGPDGGDGGNGGNVVLVVDAGMRTLSDFRHRRVYRAERGENGQGGNRHGRNGSDLEIRVPPGTIVHRVEGEDRSLLGDLTEGGQRLIAAHGGKGGRGNARFATSVNRAPRIAERGEEGEKADLVLDLKLMSDVGITGLPNAGKSTLLQAISSARPKVGDYPFTTLEPVLGAVDLGYDTIVFADIPGLVKGAHAGHGLGLEFLRHIERTLVLVHLVDGSRPDPAEDIDALNQELAAYSPALASKRQVVAVNKVDLPEVRERRESIREAIRAKGYDPLFISAISKKGVRTLLDRVAALLAEERRTAAEEKALPVLRPAPITPRFVISRKDELFEVSGRTVERVVRRLGLESEEARAEVRRRLRRMGLGASLRRAGVKAGDRVVIGGTEMEWEG, encoded by the coding sequence ATGATAGACCAGGTACGGATACGAGTGGAAGCCGGCGACGGCGGTGATGGCGTGGTGAGCTTCCGGCGAGAGAAGTACGTGCCCCGCGGCGGCCCTGATGGCGGGGACGGTGGTAACGGGGGGAACGTCGTGCTGGTGGTCGACGCCGGCATGCGAACGCTGTCGGACTTCCGGCACCGGAGAGTCTACAGAGCAGAGCGGGGCGAGAACGGCCAGGGGGGCAACAGGCACGGCAGGAACGGCAGCGATCTGGAGATCCGCGTGCCGCCGGGGACGATCGTACACCGTGTGGAGGGCGAGGACCGATCGCTCCTCGGCGATCTGACAGAGGGGGGCCAGCGGCTGATCGCGGCGCACGGGGGAAAGGGAGGGCGCGGAAACGCGCGCTTCGCGACATCCGTCAACAGGGCGCCGAGGATAGCGGAACGAGGCGAGGAAGGGGAGAAGGCAGACCTCGTCCTCGACCTGAAGCTCATGTCCGACGTGGGGATAACGGGACTGCCGAACGCCGGCAAGTCGACGCTGCTGCAGGCGATATCGTCGGCGCGGCCGAAAGTGGGCGACTACCCGTTTACCACGCTCGAGCCGGTCCTGGGCGCGGTCGATCTGGGATACGACACCATTGTATTCGCCGACATACCGGGTCTCGTTAAGGGCGCCCACGCCGGCCACGGTCTGGGGCTCGAGTTTCTCCGGCACATCGAGCGGACGCTGGTGCTGGTCCACCTCGTCGACGGCAGCAGGCCCGACCCGGCGGAAGATATCGACGCGCTGAACCAGGAGCTAGCGGCGTACAGCCCGGCCCTGGCGTCGAAGCGACAGGTAGTGGCGGTGAACAAGGTCGACCTGCCGGAGGTAAGGGAGCGGCGAGAGTCGATACGGGAAGCGATTCGCGCTAAGGGGTACGACCCGCTGTTCATCTCCGCGATCTCGAAGAAGGGCGTGCGGACGCTGCTCGACAGGGTGGCGGCGCTGCTGGCAGAAGAACGGCGGACGGCGGCGGAAGAGAAAGCACTACCGGTGTTGCGGCCGGCCCCGATAACGCCGCGGTTCGTCATAAGCAGGAAGGACGAGCTTTTCGAGGTGTCGGGGCGTACGGTCGAGAGGGTGGTGCGACGGCTCGGCCTCGAGTCGGAAGAGGCGCGGGCGGAGGTGCGGCGCCGACTACGCCGCATGGGGCTCGGCGCGTCGCTGCGGCGGGCGGGCGTGAAGGCAGGCGACCGCGTCGTCATCGGCGGGACGGAGATGGAGTGGGAAGGGTGA